The Gadus macrocephalus chromosome 20, ASM3116895v1 genome includes a region encoding these proteins:
- the LOC132449206 gene encoding small membrane A-kinase anchor protein-like has protein sequence MGCVKSKRSESSEEKANSAEQSDGEAKGRSRGEKAYLVHSETGCDADPESPTARVNPVVLEYAQRLSEEIVSRAVQQWADIDSRYSDIPYIECDVP, from the coding sequence ATGGGGTGTGTCAAATCCAAGCGGAGTGAATCGTCCGAGGAGAAGGCCAACTCGGCAGAGCAGTCCGACGGTGAGGCCAAGGGGCGGTCGCGGGGGGAGAAGGCCTACCTCGTGCACTctgagacgggctgcgacgcggACCCCGAGTCCCCCACGGCCAGGGTCAACCCGGTAGTGCTGGAGTACGCCCAGAGGCTGTCTGAGGAAATTGTGTCGCGGGCAGTGCAGCAGTGGGCCGACATAGATAGCCGCTACAGCGACATCCCCTACATCGAGTGTGACGTCCCGTGA
- the mstnb gene encoding growth/differentiation factor 8 has protein sequence MHLPHTLVYLCLLIALGPVGLGDQTTHQQAPTAAAPAAAEAAAVPEEAEQCSSCEIRQQIKTMRLNAIKSQILSKLRLKHAPNISRDVMKQLLPKAPPLQELLDQYDVLGDDNQDGLIEEDDEHAVTETIMLIATEPDSVVQVNRTPRCCFFSFSQKIQANRILRAQLWVHLRASEEDTTVFLQISRLMPSTDGSRHIGIRSLKIDVNAGVSSWKSIDVKQVLSVWLRQPETNWGIEINAYDAEGNDLVATSVEPGEEGLQPFMEVQVSEGPKRTRRDSGLDCDENSPESRCCRYPLTVDFEDFGWDWVIAPKRYKANYCSGECEYMYLQKYPHTHLVHKASPRGNAGPCCTPTKMSPINMLYFNRKEQIIYGKLPSMVVDRCGCS, from the exons ATGCATCTGCCTCACACCCTGGTGTACCTTTGCCTGTTGATCGCTTTGGGTCCAGTCGGCCTGGGAGATCAGACCACGCACCAGCAGGCGCCCACCGCCGCCGCTCCAGCCGCGGCCGAAGCTGCTGCCGTcccggaggaggcggagcagtGCTCCTCTTGCGAGATCCGCCAGCAGATCAAGACCATGAGGCTAAACGCGATCAAGTCTCAGATTTTGAGCAAACTGCGGCTGAAACACGCGCCGAACATCAGCCGCGACGTGATGAAGCAGCTGCTGCCCAAGGCGCCGCCGCTGCAGGAGCTGCTTGACCAGTACGACGTGCTGGGTGACGACAATCAAGATGGACTTATCGAAGAGGACGACGAGCACGCGGTGACAGAGACGATCATGTTGATAGCTACCGAGC CCGACTCAGTGGTCCAGGTCAACCGGACGCCGAGGTGCTGTTTTTTCTCCTTTAGCCAAAAGATTCAAGCCAATCGCATCCTGCGCGCCCAGCTCTGGGTGCACCTTCGCGCCTCGGAGGAGGACACCACGGTGTTCCTGCAGATCTCCCGCCTCATGCCTTCCACGGACGGGAGCCGACACATAGGGATCCGCTCGCTGAAGATCGACGTGAATGCCGGGGTCAGCTCATGGAAAAGCATAGACGTCAAACAAGTGTTGAGCGTGTGGCTGAGGCAGCCGGAGACCAACTGGGGCATCGAGATCAACGCGTATGATGCGGAGGGAAACGACCTGGTGGCCACCTCCGTGGAGCCCGGGGAGGAAGGACTG CAACCCTTCATGGAGGTCCAGGTGTCCGAGGGCCCCAAGCGCACCCGGAGGGACTCGGGCCTGGACTGTGACGAGAACTCCCCCGAGTCCCGGTGCTGCCGCTACCCCCTCACAGTGGACTTTGAAGACTTTGGCTGGGACTGGGTGATCGCGCCCAAGCGATACAAGGCCAACTATTGCTCCGGGGAGTGTGAGTACATGTACCTGCAGAAgtacccccacacccacctggTGCACAAGGCCAGCCCCCGGGGCAACGCTGGGCCCTGCTGCACGCCCACCAAGATGTCCCCCATCAACATGCTCTACTTCAACCGCAAGGAGCAGATCATCTACGGCAAGCTGCCCTCTATGGTCGTAGACCGCTGCGGCTGCTCGTGA